From the Manis javanica isolate MJ-LG chromosome 13, MJ_LKY, whole genome shotgun sequence genome, one window contains:
- the LOC140845684 gene encoding ral-GDS-related protein-like, whose protein sequence is MQLAPGTRGAPPSCLEPVQELPENPVLELRPVSPASAAAELKDVPAVASAQGPGPELEPHEPSGLGPRALAGMAPGVAEPGPGPEPTNPCAASPWDIPGLVSGPELEPHESSGAGPVAPAGMAQGLEEPEVALEPTTPCSMSTRDLPREEEQTILAFLPRLVAKQLTLMCAELYSRVEHGECKAYVERHPLMEDIVLLAPNILNVLKQCAATFYLVISSCLGGPSTTAQDRARVVEFWIHVAKECLALRNFESFRTIMYALEFPGLRRLERTWGQVSWKSSWIYRKLKKRDKGLKRKQLLEEARAMVRKWPQSPRASQGMKKQGMVPFLGLILYDALEKHQEHHEDATDFLEELLTYKFLARQYDLEPKEHFLFFFHTVELLGEEQSYGLSYHLEPPGQRAGRKGLLQFFRSRKI, encoded by the exons atgcagctggctCCAGGGACACGCGGAGCGCCACCTTCGTGCCTAGAgcccgtccaggagctccctgagaaccctgtgctggagctacggccggtgtcacctgcttcagccgcTGCAGAGCTGAaagatgtcccagcagtggcctcagcccaggggccaggccctgagctggagccccatgagccttcgggcctggggcccagggcacttGCTGGAATGGCACCAGGCGTGGCAGAGCCAGGTCCAGGTCCAGAGCCCACAAACCCCTGTGCTGCgagcccctgggacatcccaggaCTGGTATcaggccccgagctggagccccatgagtccTCGGGTGCGGGGCCCGtggcacctgcaggaatggcacagGGCCTGGAAGAGCCAGAGGTGGCCCTGGAGCCCACCACCCCCTGTTCCATGAGCACCCGGGATTTGCCGAGGGAGGAGGAGCAGACCATCCTGGCGTTTCTTCCCCGCCTGGTGGccaagcagctgaccctgatgtgtgcg GAGCTGTACAGTAGGGTTGAACATGGAGAATGCAAGGCCTACGTAGAGAGACACCCACTGATGGAAGACATTGTGCTCCTGGCCCCCAACATCCTTAACGTCCTCAAGCAGTGTGCTGCCACGTTTTATttggtcatctcctcctgcctcgggggTCCGAGCACgacggcccaggacagggcccgagtggtggagttctggatacACGTGGCCAAG gagtgtctggctCTCAGAAATTTCGAGTCCTTCCGTACCATTATGTACGCCCTGGAGTTCCCTGGTCTACGTCGTCTGGAGAGAACCTGGGGACAAgtttcctg gaagagctcctggatctacagaaaacttaaaaagagggACAAGGGGCTTAAAAGGAAGCAGCTCCTCGAG GAGGCGAGGGCCATGGTGAGGAAATGGCCACAGTCCCCCAGGGCATCCCAGGGTATGAAGAAGCAG ggcatggtcccaTTCCTTGGACTGATTCTGTACGACGCCTTAGAGAAACACCAGGAACATCATGAGGAC gccacTGACTTCCTAGAGGAGCTCCTCACATACAAGTTCCTGGCCAGGCAGTATGACCTGGAGCCCAAGGAGCACTTCCTGTTCTTTTTCCACACAGTGGAGCTCCTGGGTgaagagcagag ctacggcCTGTCCTACCATCTGGAGCCCCCAGGTCAGAGGGCAGGCAGAAAAGGACTGTTACAGTTCTTCAGGTCCCGCAAGATTTAA